A single genomic interval of Eptesicus fuscus isolate TK198812 chromosome 10, DD_ASM_mEF_20220401, whole genome shotgun sequence harbors:
- the TAP1 gene encoding antigen peptide transporter 1, producing MAESPRPGRCARAPTASPGGPAPCGSLRLAWLGAALLLLADGALLRPALPWVSSLLVPAALPLLRVWVGGLTRWAALGLGARGVLRAAVGTTRESGALGGLAALEPLAAALGLALPGLALFRALVSWGAPRDADSTRLLHWGSRLDAFALSYVAALPAAALWLKLWSLGARGGPGGSGDAVRRLLGCLGSEIRRLPLVLGLLILSCLGEMAIPFFTGRLTDWILQDGPATAFTRNIALMSILTIASATLEFMGDGMYNSTMGRVHSRLQGRVLRAVLRQETEFFQQNQTGAITSRVTEDTATLSESLSEQLSLLLWYLVRGLCLLGLMLWGSPSLTLVTLAALPLLFLLPKKLGKWHQVLAAQVQESLAKSSQVAIEVLSAMPTVRSFANEEGEAQKFRQKQQEMKILNQKEAVAYAVDLWTSSISGMLLKVGILYAGGQLVTRGAVSSGNLVTFVLYQIQFTTAVQVLLSTYPKVRKAVGSSEKIFEYLDRIPCCPASGVLTPSDLEGLVQFQDVSFAYPNRPDAPVLQGLTFTLCPGEVTALVGPNGSGKSTVAALLQNLYQPTAGALLLDRKPLPQYEHCYLHRQVAAVGQEPQLFGRSFRENIAYGLTQKPTLEEVIAAAVESGAHGFISELPQGYDTEVGEAGGQLSGGQRQAVALARALIRKPRVLILDDATSALDANSQLRVEQLLYESPERRSRSVLLITQRLSSVEQADHILFLEGGTICEAGTHQQLMQKRGRYWAMVQAPGGSGDPE from the exons ATGGCGGAGAGTCCCAGGCCCGGACGCTGCGCCCGCGCGCCGACGGCCAGCCCGGGGGGCCCCGCGCCCTGCGGGAGCCTCCGCCTGGCGTGGCTGGGCGCCGCGCTGCTGCTGCTCGCCGACGGGGCGCTGCTGCGGCCCGCGCTGCCCTGGGTGTCGTCCCTGCTGGTGCCCGCGGCGCTGCCGCTGCTCCGGGTCTGGGTGGGGGGCCTGACCCGCTGGGCTGCACTGGGGCTCGGGGCCCGCGGGGTCCTCAGGGCAGCAGTTGGCACCACGCGTGAAAGCGGAGCGCTGGGCGGGCTGGCTGCGTTGGAGCCGCTGGCGGCGGCGCTGGGCTTGGCTCTGCCGGGACTTGCCTTGTTCCGAGCGCTGGTCTCGTGGGGAGCCCCCCGCGACGCGGACAGCACGCGGCTGCTGCACTGGGGGAGTCGCCTCGACGCCTTCGCCCTCAGCTACGTAGCGGCTCTGCCCGCGGCCGCCCTGTGGCTTAAGCTCTGGAGCCTTGGGGCGCGAGGAGGTCCCGGGGGCTCTGGAGACGCGGTCCGTCGGCTCCTAGGCTGCCTGGGCTCAGAGATCCGCCGCCTCCCGCTCGTCCTGGGCCTGCTGATCCTCTCCTGTTTAG gtgAGATGGCCATTCCCTTCTTCACCGGCCGCCTCACCGACTGGATCCTACAAGACGGACCTGCCACTGCCTTCACTCGAAACATCGCGCTCATGTCCATCCTCACCATAGCCAG TGCGACGCTGGAGTTCATGGGCGACGGGATGTACAACAGCACCATGGGCCGCGTGCACAGCCGCCTGCAGGGCCGGGTGCTCCGGGCTGTCCTGCGCCAGGAAACAGAGTTTTTCCAACAGAACCAAACAG GTGCCATCACATCCCGGGTAACAGAGGACACGGCCACCCTGAGTGAGTCTCTGAGTGAGCAGCTGAGTCTGTTGCTGTGGTACCTGGTGCGGGGGCTGTGTCTCTTGGGGCTCATGCTCTGGGGGTCACCGTCCCTCACCCTGGTCACCCTGGCCGCCCTGCCTCTGCTTTTCCTTCTGCCTAAGAAGCTGGGAAAATGGCACCAG GTGCTGGCAGCACAGGTGCAGGAATCTCTGGCAAAGTCCAGCCAGGTGGCCATTGAGGTTTTGTCAGCCATGCCTACAGTCCGGAGCTTTGCCAACGAGGAGGGTGAGGCTCAGAAGTTCAGGCAAAAACAGCAGGAAATGAAGATACTCAATCAGAAGGAGGCCGTGGCCTATGCAGTCGACCTCTGGACCTCCAGT ATCTCGGGGATGCTGCTGAAGGTGGGAATCCTGTACGCCGGCGGGCAGCTGGTGACAAGGGGGGCTGTGAGCAGTGGGAACCTTGTCACATTTGTCCTCTACCAGATCCAGTTCACCACAGCTGTTCAG GTACTACTCTCCACCTACCCCAAGGTGCGGAAGGCTGTGGGCtcctcagagaaaatatttgagtaCCTGGATCGAATCCCTTGCTGCCCAGCCAGTGGTGTGTTGACTCCTTCGGACCTGGAGGGCCTTGTTCAGTTCCAAGATGTCTCCTTCGCCTACCCCAACCGTCCAGATGCCCCAGTGTTGCAG GGGCTGACATTCACCCTGTGTCCTGGTGAGGTGACGGCGCTGGTGGGGCCCAATGGGTCTGGGAAGAGCACCGTGGCGGCCCTGCTGCAGAACCTGTACCAGCCCACGGCGGGGGCGCTGCTGCTGGACAGGAAGCCCCTTCCCCAGTATGAACACTGCTACCTGCACAGACAG GTGGCCGCAGTGGGACAAGAGCCACAGTTATTTGGAAGAAGTTTCCGAGAAAATATTGCCTATGGCCTGACCCAGAAGCCAACCCTGGAGGAGGTCATAGCTGCGGCAGTGGAGTCCGGAGCCCATGGCTTCATCTCTGAACTCCCTCAGGGCTACGACACAG AGGTAGGCGAGGCTGGGGGCCAGCTATCAGGGGGTCAGCGACAGGCAGTGGCCTTGGCTCGAGCATTGATCCGGAAACCACGTGTACTCATCCTGGACGATGCTACCAGCGCCCTGGATGCAAACAGCCAATTACGG GTGGAGCAGCTCCTGTATGAGAGCCCCGAACGCCGCTCCCGCTCTGTGCTTCTCATCACCCAGCGCCTCAGCTCCGTGGAGCAGGCTGACCACATCCTCTTTCTGGAAGGAGGCACCATCTGCGAGGCGGGAACCCACCAGCAGCTCATGCAGAAGAGGGGACGCTACTGGGCCATGGTGCAGGCTCCTGGCGGGTCGGGTGATCCCGAATGA
- the PSMB9 gene encoding proteasome subunit beta type-9, translating into MLRAGPPTGVLRAGEVHTGTTIMAVEFDGGVVVGSDSRVSAGEAVVNRVFDKLSPLHERIYCALSGSAADAQAVADMAAYQLELHGMELEEPPLVLAAANVVRNISYKYREELSAHLMVAGWDQREGGQVYGTLAGMLTRQPFAIGGSGSTYIYGYVDAAYKRGMSPEECRRFTTEAITLAMNRDGSSGGVIYLVTITAAGVDHRVILGNELPKFYDE; encoded by the exons ATGCTGCGGGCCGGACCACCTACCGGGGTACTCCGGGCCGGAGAAGTCCACACCGGG acaACCATCATGGCGGTAGAGTTTGATGGGGGCGTGGTGGTGGGTTCGGACTCCCGGGTGTCCGCAGG GGAGGCTGTGGTGAACCGGGTGTTTGACAAGCTGTCCCCCTTACACGAGCGCATCTACTGCGCTCTCTCCGGTTCGGCGGCCGATGCCCAGGCCGTGGCCGACATGGCTGCCTACCAGCTGGAGCTCCATGG GATGGAACTGGAAGAACCTCCCCTCGTTCTGGCTGCTGCAAACGTGGTGAGAAATATTAGCTACAAGTATCGGGAGGAACTGTCTGCTCACCTCATGGTAGCCGGCTGGGACCAACGTGAAGGGGGCCAG gtGTATGGAACCCTAGCAGGAATGCTGACTCGACAGCCCTTTGCCATTGGTGGCTCCGGCAGCACCTACATCTACGGTTATGTGGACGCAGCGTATAAGCGCGGCATGTCCCCTGAGGAGTGCAGGCGCTTCACCACGGAGG CTATCACTCTGGCCATGAACAGGGACGGCTCTAGTGGGGGTGTCATCTACCTGGTCACCATTACAGCTGCCGGCGTGGACCATCGAGTGATCTTGGGCAATGAGCTGCCGAAATTCTATGATGAGTGA
- the PSMB8 gene encoding proteasome subunit beta type-8, whose translation MALLEVCGAPRARPDAWALPLAGGRPGSDPGHYSFSSRSPELALPRGMQPPEFLQALRGDPESRVQIEMAHGTTTLAFKFQHGVIVAVDSRASAGNYIDTLRVNKVIEINPYLLGTMSGCAADCQYWERLLAKECRLYYLRNGERISVSAASKLLSNMMCQYRGMGLSMGSMICGWDKKGPGLYYVNENGTRLSGSMFSTGSGNSYAYGVMDSGYRPDLSPEEAYDLGRRAIVHATHRDSYSGGVVNMYHMKEDGWVKVESTDVSELMHQYREAKQ comes from the exons ATGGCGCTGCTGGAGGTGTGCGGAGCCCCCCGAGCGCGGCCCGACGCCTGGGCTCTCCCCCTCGCGGGAGGCCGGCCCGGCTCGGACCCGGGACACTACAGTTTCTCCTCGCGATCTCCGGAGCTCGCCCTCCCGCGGGGAATGCAG CCCCCCGAGTTCCTCCAGGCCCTGCGCGGGGACCCGGAGAGCAGAGTTCAGATCGAGATGGCCCATGGCACCACCACCCTGGCCTTCAAGTTCCAGCACGGAGTGATCGTGGCCGTGGATTCTCGGGCCTCGGCTGGGAATTACATCG ACACCTTAAGGGTGAACAAGGTGATTGAGATCAACCCTTACCTGCTTGGCACCATGTCCGGCTGTGCGGCGGACTGTCAGTACTGGGAGCGTCTGCTGGCCAAGGAGTGCAG ACTGTACTACCTGCGGAATGGGGAGCGCATCTCAGTGTCAGCAGCCTCCAAACTGCTCTCCAACATGATGTGCCAGTACCGGGGCATGGGCCTGTCCATGGGCAGCATGATCTGCGGCTGGGACAAGAAG GGCCCTGGACTCTACTATGTGAATGAAAATGGGACCCGGCTCTCAGGAAGCATGTTCTCCACGGGCAGCGGGAACTCCTACGCCTACGGGGTCATGGACAGTGGCTACCGGCCGGATCTCAGCCCGGAAGAGGCCTATGACCTGGGCCGCAGGGCTATTGTTCACGCCACCCACCGAGACAGCTATTCTGGAGGCGTAGTCAATA TGTACCACATGAAGGAAGACGGCTGGGTGAAAGTGGAAAGCACAGACGTCAGCGAGCTGATGCACCAGTACCGGGAGGCCAAGCAGTGA